The proteins below are encoded in one region of Belonocnema kinseyi isolate 2016_QV_RU_SX_M_011 chromosome 5, B_treatae_v1, whole genome shotgun sequence:
- the LOC117172453 gene encoding ER membrane protein complex subunit 3 has product MAELLLDPNIRSWVFLPIVVITFLVGIVRHFVSMLLFSQKKIEVQQVQDSQVMMRSRLLRENGHYISKYGFKTRKQFFNNEEMGYFKTQKRAPVTQNPMADPSMMTDMLKGNITNVLPMVVIGGWINWMFSGFVTTKVPFPLTLRFKPMLQRGIELTTLDAAWVSSVSWYFLNVFGLRSIYTLVLGENNAADSTRQLQDQVSMSAMSMPPDPKAAFKAEWEALEICDHNWALSGVDASLIGLKSSSEESSYYQSKAT; this is encoded by the exons ATGGCAGAACTTTTATTGGACCCAAATATTCGTAGTTGGGTATTTTTACCGATTGTCGTTATAACGTTTTTAGTAGGAATAGTTAGACATTTTGTTTCTATGTTACTGTTCTCACAAAAGAAAATCGAAGTTCAGCAAGTACAAGACAG CCAAGTAATGATGCGTTCGAGATTGCTGAGGGAGAATGGTCACTATATTTCCAAATATGGCTTCAAAACGAGGAAGCAGTTCTTCAATAATGAAGAAATGGGATACTTTAAGACACAGAAGCGAGCACCAGTTACCCAAAATCCAATGGCGGATCCTAGCATGATGACCGATATGTTGAAGGGAAACATCACCAACGTTCTTCCGATGGTAGTCATTGGAGGATGGATCAACTGGATGTTTTCTGGATTCGTTACAA CGAAAGTTCCATTTCCACTAACTCTGCGCTTTAAGCCAATGCTGCAGCGTGGAATCGAATTGACAACCCTAGATGCTGCTTGGGTCTCCTCGGTGTCCTGGTATTTCCTGAACGTATTCGGGTTACGGTCAATTTACACCTTAGTCTTAGGAGAGAACAACGCAGCCGACTCTACGAGACAATTGCAAGACCAGGTATCCATGTCAGCAATGTCGATGCCTCCTGACCCCAAAGCCGCTTTCAAAGCCGAGTGGGAAGCCCTGGAAATTTGCGACCACAATTGGGCTCTCAGCGGAGTCGACGCATCTCTCATTGGTCTGAAAAGCAGCTCTGAGGAGAGTTCTTATTACCAAAGCAAAGCCACATGA